A stretch of Ferribacterium limneticum DNA encodes these proteins:
- a CDS encoding branched-chain amino acid transaminase, with amino-acid sequence MSMSDRDGFIWQDGKLVPWREATTHVLTHSLHYGMGVFEGVRAYKTERGTAIFRLKEHTERLFRSAHIFQMQMPFSAEELNEAQKEVIRANKLESGYLRPLAFYGSEKMGVSPKGAKVHVIIAAWPWGAYLGEEGMERGIRIKTSSYTRHHVNITMVRAKASGNYMNSILANNEATGDGYDEALLLDPEGYVCEGAGENIFIVRNGKLYTPDLTACLEGITRATVIQLAGEMGIEVIEKRITRDEVYCADEAFFTGTAAEVTPIRELDNRQIGVGRRGPITKALQEKYFDVVYGRSAAHADWLATV; translated from the coding sequence ATGTCCATGTCGGATCGCGACGGCTTTATTTGGCAAGACGGAAAACTGGTGCCCTGGCGCGAAGCCACCACCCACGTCCTGACGCACTCCCTGCACTACGGCATGGGTGTCTTCGAGGGTGTCCGTGCCTACAAGACCGAACGCGGCACAGCGATTTTCCGCCTGAAGGAGCACACCGAGCGCCTGTTCCGCTCGGCTCACATCTTCCAGATGCAAATGCCTTTCTCGGCCGAAGAACTGAACGAAGCCCAGAAGGAAGTGATCCGCGCCAACAAGCTCGAATCCGGCTACCTACGTCCGCTGGCCTTCTACGGCTCGGAAAAGATGGGCGTTTCGCCGAAGGGTGCCAAGGTGCACGTCATCATCGCCGCCTGGCCGTGGGGTGCTTACCTCGGTGAAGAAGGCATGGAACGCGGCATCCGCATCAAGACCTCGTCCTACACCCGTCACCACGTGAATATCACCATGGTACGCGCCAAGGCGTCGGGCAACTACATGAACTCCATCCTCGCCAACAACGAGGCCACCGGTGACGGCTACGACGAAGCCCTGCTCCTCGATCCGGAAGGTTACGTCTGCGAAGGCGCCGGCGAAAATATCTTCATCGTCCGCAACGGCAAGCTGTACACGCCGGACCTGACCGCCTGCCTCGAAGGCATCACCCGCGCCACCGTCATCCAGTTGGCCGGCGAAATGGGCATCGAAGTCATCGAAAAGCGCATCACCCGCGACGAAGTCTATTGCGCCGACGAAGCCTTCTTCACCGGCACCGCCGCCGAAGTGACGCCGATCCGCGAACTCGACAACCGCCAGATCGGTGTCGGCCGTCGTGGCCCGATCACCAAGGCGCTGCAGGAAAAGTATTTCGACGTGGTTTATGGCCGCTCCGCTGCGCACGCCGACTGGCTGGCCACCGTCTAA
- a CDS encoding NUDIX hydrolase: protein MSMIWKPHVTVAAVVQRDGKFLLVEEETDAGLAFNQPAGHLEEGESLLDAVVREALEETAYHFKPTHLIGVYNWTHPTKEDTTYLRFAFGGELRGYEAGRPLDDGIVAARWLTLDEVRATQARHRSPLILRCIEDLIAGKRCPLDLLVHYD, encoded by the coding sequence ATGAGCATGATCTGGAAACCACATGTCACCGTTGCCGCTGTCGTGCAGCGCGACGGAAAATTCCTGCTGGTCGAGGAAGAAACCGATGCCGGGCTGGCCTTCAACCAGCCAGCCGGGCATCTTGAAGAGGGTGAGTCGCTGCTTGATGCCGTGGTCCGCGAGGCGCTCGAAGAAACGGCCTACCACTTCAAGCCGACCCATCTGATCGGGGTCTATAACTGGACCCATCCGACCAAGGAAGATACGACCTACCTGCGCTTCGCTTTTGGCGGGGAACTGCGCGGCTACGAGGCCGGTCGCCCGCTGGATGATGGCATCGTCGCCGCCCGCTGGCTGACGCTGGACGAGGTCAGGGCTACGCAGGCGCGTCACCGCAGCCCGTTGATCCTGCGTTGCATCGAAGATCTGATAGCCGGCAAGCGTTGTCCGCTCGACCTGTTGGTTCATTACGACTGA
- the mnmA gene encoding tRNA 2-thiouridine(34) synthase MnmA, whose translation MSKKTVVVGLSGGVDSSVAALLLKQQGWNVIGLFMKNWEDDDTEEYCSSRQDLIDVMSVADRIGIDVEVVNFAAEYRERVFAEFLSEYQAGRTPNPDILCNSEIKFKAFLDHAMQLGAEKIATGHYAGVREFDGKFQLLKAEDGTKDQSYFLYRLNQAQLSKTLFPLADIYKRDVRKIAEAEGLHVAAKKDSTGICFIGERPFKDFLSRYLPPKKGEIRRLDDGKVLGEHDGLMYHTLGQRKGLHIGGLKEKGQQGGGDHDAWFVAGKDMDKNVLYVVQGHDHPALLREALIAEQLSWVSGQMPHTHWVYTAKPRYRTSDQPCEVERVDAESCEIRFAEPQWALTPGQSVVLYESRVCLGGGIIR comes from the coding sequence ATGTCTAAGAAAACCGTGGTGGTCGGCTTGTCCGGCGGCGTTGATTCCTCAGTCGCGGCGCTGTTGCTGAAGCAGCAGGGCTGGAACGTGATCGGCCTGTTCATGAAGAACTGGGAGGATGACGACACCGAGGAGTACTGCTCGTCACGCCAGGATCTGATTGATGTGATGAGTGTGGCCGACCGGATCGGCATCGATGTCGAGGTGGTCAATTTCGCGGCCGAATACCGCGAGCGGGTCTTTGCCGAATTCCTCAGCGAATACCAGGCCGGTCGGACGCCGAATCCCGACATCCTGTGCAATTCGGAAATCAAGTTCAAGGCTTTCCTCGATCACGCCATGCAGCTAGGGGCCGAGAAAATCGCCACCGGGCACTACGCCGGCGTCCGCGAATTCGATGGCAAATTCCAGTTGTTGAAGGCCGAGGACGGCACCAAGGACCAGAGCTATTTTCTCTATCGCCTGAATCAGGCGCAGTTGTCGAAGACGCTGTTTCCGCTGGCCGATATTTACAAGCGTGACGTGCGCAAGATCGCCGAGGCGGAAGGCCTGCACGTGGCGGCCAAGAAGGATTCGACCGGCATCTGCTTCATCGGCGAGCGGCCGTTCAAGGATTTTCTGTCACGTTACCTGCCGCCCAAGAAAGGCGAAATCCGCCGTCTTGACGATGGCAAGGTGCTCGGCGAGCACGATGGTCTGATGTATCACACGCTGGGCCAGCGCAAGGGCTTGCATATTGGCGGCCTGAAGGAAAAGGGCCAGCAGGGCGGCGGTGACCACGATGCCTGGTTTGTCGCCGGCAAGGATATGGACAAGAACGTGCTCTATGTTGTGCAGGGGCACGATCACCCGGCCTTGCTCAGGGAGGCTTTGATTGCCGAACAATTGAGCTGGGTGTCCGGCCAGATGCCGCATACGCACTGGGTTTATACGGCCAAACCGCGCTACCGGACTTCTGATCAGCCCTGCGAAGTCGAGCGGGTCGATGCCGAGAGTTGCGAAATTCGTTTTGCCGAGCCGCAATGGGCGCTGACACCGGGGCAGTCGGTCGTGCTCTACGAGAGCCGCGTCTGCCTGGGCGGCGGCATTATTCGCTGA
- a CDS encoding HD-GYP domain-containing protein, translated as MITPPDDATPIDMIAHALTVALGARDHYTRVHCDRVVQLSTELGRHIGLTAGELDKLSLGARFHDLGKIGIPDTVLRKPDSFDAREWECMQQHVVIGEQIVLAINGGRASGIARTVRHHHEHFDGSGYPDRLQGGDIPLDARIISVVDSYDAMTARRPYQNPRRHLAVMDILNSESGRKHDPDLVHAFGAIIEKSTMRASDD; from the coding sequence ATGATCACTCCGCCCGACGACGCCACACCGATCGACATGATCGCCCACGCCCTGACCGTCGCCCTCGGTGCGCGCGATCACTACACCCGCGTCCATTGCGATCGCGTCGTCCAGCTCTCGACCGAACTCGGGCGGCACATTGGCCTGACGGCCGGCGAACTCGACAAACTGTCGCTCGGCGCCCGCTTCCACGATCTCGGCAAGATCGGCATTCCCGACACCGTCCTGCGCAAACCGGACAGCTTCGACGCCCGGGAATGGGAATGCATGCAGCAGCACGTGGTTATCGGCGAGCAGATTGTCCTCGCCATCAATGGCGGCCGGGCCAGCGGCATCGCCCGCACCGTGCGGCATCACCATGAGCACTTCGACGGTTCGGGCTACCCGGACAGGCTACAGGGCGGCGACATCCCGCTCGATGCCCGCATTATCTCTGTCGTTGACAGCTACGACGCGATGACAGCCCGCCGCCCCTACCAAAACCCGCGCCGCCATCTGGCTGTGATGGACATCCTGAACAGCGAATCAGGCCGCAAGCACGACCCGGATCTGGTGCATGCTTTCGGCGCAATCATCGAGAAATCAACGATGCGGGCCAGCGATGACTGA
- a CDS encoding glutathione S-transferase has product MKLIGSHTSPFVRKVRIVLAEKKIDYEFVIDSPWLADSTVPDINPLGKIPVLVLDDDTPLFDSRVIVEYIDNVTPNNKLFPAPNRERTEVKRWEALADGLCDAAVAALLEGKRPKKEQSGDWIERQRGKVMRSLDFMGKELGEKSFCMGTHISMGDLAVGTALGYLCFRFPDIHWQEAHPNLGKLYDKLMQRPAFADTIPHD; this is encoded by the coding sequence ATGAAGCTTATCGGCTCCCATACCAGCCCCTTCGTACGAAAAGTGCGGATCGTGCTGGCCGAAAAGAAAATTGACTACGAATTCGTCATCGACTCGCCCTGGCTAGCCGACAGCACGGTGCCGGACATCAACCCACTGGGCAAGATTCCCGTGCTGGTGCTCGACGACGACACCCCGCTGTTCGACTCGCGCGTCATCGTCGAATACATCGACAACGTCACGCCGAACAACAAGCTGTTCCCCGCCCCGAATCGCGAACGAACCGAAGTCAAGCGCTGGGAAGCCCTGGCCGACGGCCTTTGCGACGCGGCCGTTGCTGCCCTGCTCGAAGGCAAGCGCCCGAAGAAGGAACAGAGCGGCGACTGGATAGAGCGTCAGCGCGGCAAGGTTATGCGCAGCCTGGACTTCATGGGCAAGGAACTCGGCGAAAAGAGTTTCTGCATGGGCACCCATATTTCTATGGGCGACCTCGCCGTCGGTACAGCCCTCGGCTATCTTTGCTTCCGCTTTCCGGACATCCACTGGCAGGAAGCCCATCCGAACCTGGGCAAACTGTACGACAAGCTGATGCAGCGCCCGGCTTTCGCGGATACCATCCCGCACGACTGA
- the purB gene encoding adenylosuccinate lyase, with protein MTFNPLTALSPLDGRYAGKVDALREHFSEFGLIRARLKVEIEWLKALAAESHFAEIAAFSPATIAELDALVANFGPAEAAEVKAIEATTNHDVKALEYWIKDKTKSNVEVVKVSEFIHFACTSEDINNLSHALMCKGAREQAMLPMLDKVIAKLTEMAHAHAEVPMMSRTHGQPATPSTMGKEMANTAYRLQRARARIAAVELLGKINGAVGNYNAHLAAYPGYDWEGFAKRFVESLGLTFNPYTIQIEPHDALAELFDAFARANSILVDLDRDVWGYISLGFFKQKVKAGEIGSSTMPHKVNPIDFENSEGNLGLANAMLKHLAEKLPISRWQRDLTDSTVLRNMGVGLGYALLGYDSLLKGLGKLEINADLMKADLDANWELLAEPIQTVMRRYAVPNAYEKLKELTRGTRVSREGMQAFVSTLEIPEAAKAELLKLTPWDYTGKAAELAKRI; from the coding sequence ATGACCTTCAATCCCTTGACTGCCCTTTCCCCGCTCGACGGCCGCTACGCCGGCAAAGTTGACGCCCTGCGCGAGCATTTTTCCGAGTTTGGCCTGATCCGCGCCCGCCTCAAGGTGGAGATCGAATGGCTGAAGGCGCTCGCTGCCGAATCGCACTTCGCGGAAATCGCCGCTTTCTCCCCGGCCACCATCGCCGAACTGGATGCGCTGGTCGCCAATTTCGGCCCGGCCGAGGCTGCCGAGGTGAAGGCCATTGAAGCCACCACCAACCACGACGTCAAGGCGCTGGAATACTGGATCAAGGACAAGACCAAGAGCAATGTCGAGGTCGTCAAAGTCAGCGAATTCATCCATTTCGCCTGCACCTCCGAAGACATCAACAACCTGTCGCACGCCTTGATGTGCAAGGGTGCCCGCGAGCAGGCTATGCTGCCGATGCTCGACAAGGTCATCGCCAAGCTGACCGAAATGGCCCATGCCCACGCCGAAGTGCCGATGATGAGCCGTACCCACGGCCAGCCGGCGACGCCGTCGACGATGGGCAAGGAAATGGCCAATACGGCCTACCGCCTGCAGCGCGCCCGTGCCCGTATCGCCGCTGTCGAACTGCTCGGCAAGATCAACGGCGCCGTCGGCAACTACAACGCCCACCTCGCTGCCTACCCCGGCTACGACTGGGAAGGTTTCGCCAAGCGTTTCGTCGAATCACTCGGCCTGACCTTCAATCCCTACACCATCCAGATCGAGCCGCACGATGCGCTGGCCGAGCTGTTCGACGCCTTCGCTCGCGCCAATAGCATTCTGGTCGACCTTGATCGTGACGTCTGGGGCTACATCTCCCTCGGCTTCTTCAAGCAGAAGGTCAAGGCCGGTGAAATCGGTTCGTCTACCATGCCGCACAAGGTCAATCCGATCGACTTCGAAAACTCCGAAGGCAACCTCGGCCTGGCCAACGCCATGCTCAAGCATCTGGCCGAAAAGCTGCCGATTTCCCGCTGGCAGCGTGATCTGACCGATTCCACCGTGCTCCGCAACATGGGTGTCGGCCTCGGTTATGCGCTGCTCGGTTACGACTCGCTGCTGAAGGGCCTGGGCAAGCTCGAAATCAACGCCGACCTGATGAAGGCCGACCTCGACGCCAACTGGGAACTGCTGGCTGAGCCGATCCAGACCGTGATGCGCCGCTATGCCGTGCCGAACGCCTACGAAAAGCTGAAGGAGCTGACCCGCGGTACCCGTGTTTCCCGCGAAGGCATGCAGGCTTTCGTGTCGACGCTGGAAATTCCGGAAGCCGCCAAGGCTGAACTCCTCAAGCTGACGCCCTGGGATTACACCGGCAAGGCCGCCGAGCTGGCCAAGCGCATCTAA
- a CDS encoding zinc ribbon domain-containing protein, which translates to MKCSKCGQEVPADAIYCPHCTGDRKTTDQEVIRGGIRGGAIGLFLGLLPTVWLLFHFGAERGIKAIAFIVPAITFTTGLIIGLVKAKREWK; encoded by the coding sequence ATGAAGTGCAGCAAATGCGGCCAGGAAGTGCCGGCGGACGCGATCTACTGTCCGCATTGCACCGGCGATCGCAAGACCACGGATCAGGAAGTGATCCGTGGCGGTATTCGCGGCGGGGCGATTGGCCTGTTTCTTGGCCTCTTGCCAACGGTCTGGCTACTTTTTCATTTTGGCGCCGAGCGCGGTATCAAGGCGATTGCCTTCATCGTGCCGGCGATCACCTTCACTACCGGGCTGATCATCGGCCTGGTCAAAGCCAAACGGGAATGGAAGTGA
- a CDS encoding DUF2322 family protein, whose amino-acid sequence MSFAENLKKLPGISHLAAINLLDADGNLVAAIENKAGSQGSLAVYNHLAQTYGSINVEAARKGLEIFAEHTDDERANPGKHPNIARLLAIESGQPALRVKHIFAV is encoded by the coding sequence ATGTCTTTTGCTGAAAACCTGAAGAAACTGCCGGGCATCTCTCACCTGGCGGCCATCAATCTGCTCGATGCCGACGGCAATCTCGTTGCCGCCATCGAGAACAAGGCCGGCAGCCAGGGCTCGCTGGCTGTCTACAACCATCTGGCCCAGACCTACGGTTCGATCAACGTCGAGGCGGCCAGGAAGGGGCTGGAAATCTTCGCCGAGCATACCGACGACGAACGCGCTAATCCGGGCAAGCATCCGAACATCGCCCGCTTGCTGGCGATCGAAAGCGGCCAGCCGGCACTGCGCGTCAAACACATTTTCGCCGTTTGA
- a CDS encoding c-type cytochrome, with protein sequence MKTKLVLALLATVLAGSATAQVKPEDAIKWRQSGYGFMAWNMARIKMNVEGGNYNKEEVIKAANAIQAIANSGMGALYLPGTDKGKGWEETRAKSNMWTEKEKLGKAAMAFGKEANELAKVAANGNADAVEEQLGKLGGTCKGCHDDFKAKR encoded by the coding sequence ATGAAGACCAAACTCGTGCTTGCCCTGCTCGCTACCGTCCTGGCCGGAAGCGCTACCGCCCAGGTCAAACCGGAAGATGCCATCAAATGGCGTCAGTCCGGCTATGGCTTCATGGCCTGGAACATGGCCCGTATCAAGATGAACGTCGAAGGCGGCAACTACAACAAGGAAGAGGTCATCAAGGCGGCCAACGCCATTCAGGCCATTGCCAATTCCGGCATGGGTGCCCTGTATCTGCCGGGTACCGACAAAGGCAAGGGCTGGGAAGAAACCCGTGCGAAATCCAACATGTGGACCGAGAAGGAAAAGCTGGGCAAGGCAGCGATGGCCTTCGGCAAGGAGGCCAACGAACTGGCCAAGGTGGCGGCGAATGGCAATGCCGATGCGGTCGAGGAACAGCTCGGCAAGCTGGGCGGCACCTGCAAGGGCTGCCATGACGACTTCAAAGCCAAGCGCTAA
- a CDS encoding cytochrome b/b6 domain-containing protein, whose translation MNSKRFRLWDLPTRLFHWLLVLCVGAAVVSGQLGGKLIDWHGKIGLLVVGLITFRLVWGLLGSTYARFASFLPTPGAIKDYLRGEWRGHGHNPLGALSVLGLLALLAGQVITGLFSNDDIAFSGPLAALVGNDLSNRLTGTHHLLSNLLIGLVVLHVAAIVYYGHVKKQKLLKPMVTGWSDGDGQSATGGGLLAFVVALLVALGAVYAASGIWVPKPPPPSAVETPNW comes from the coding sequence ATGAACAGCAAACGTTTTCGCCTGTGGGATCTGCCGACGCGCCTTTTTCACTGGCTGCTTGTCCTTTGTGTTGGTGCCGCCGTGGTCAGCGGCCAGTTGGGCGGCAAGCTGATCGACTGGCATGGCAAGATCGGCCTGCTGGTCGTTGGCTTGATCACCTTTCGCCTGGTCTGGGGGCTGCTCGGTTCGACCTATGCACGCTTTGCCAGCTTCCTGCCGACGCCGGGGGCGATCAAGGACTATCTGCGTGGCGAATGGCGTGGGCATGGCCACAATCCGCTCGGTGCGTTGTCGGTGCTCGGTCTGCTTGCGCTGCTGGCCGGGCAGGTGATCACCGGCTTGTTCAGCAATGATGACATCGCCTTCAGTGGGCCACTGGCCGCGCTGGTCGGCAATGACCTGAGCAATCGCCTGACCGGCACTCACCACCTGCTATCCAACCTGCTGATCGGGCTGGTCGTGTTGCATGTCGCGGCCATCGTTTACTACGGCCACGTCAAGAAGCAGAAACTGCTCAAGCCGATGGTCACCGGCTGGAGCGATGGCGATGGCCAATCGGCGACTGGTGGCGGACTGCTTGCCTTCGTCGTGGCGCTGCTTGTCGCGCTTGGCGCGGTCTATGCGGCGAGCGGCATCTGGGTACCCAAGCCCCCGCCGCCCTCGGCTGTTGAAACGCCGAACTGGTAA
- the secF gene encoding protein translocase subunit SecF, whose protein sequence is MEFFRIHKDIPFMRHALKFNVISLLTFVLAVVFLFSKGLHLSVEFTGGTLIETHYEQAADLEKIRGALGKSGFSDYSVQNFGSSQDVMIRLPLKSEQNTNQIGESVMKALEAEAPGSQLRRVEFVGPQVGKELAENGAMALLLVVIGIVIYLAFRFEWRFSVSAIIANLHDVVIILGFFAFFQWEFSLSVLAAVLAVLGYSVNESVVVFDRVRETFKKVRGLSTPEVLDHAITSTISRTIITHGCTQLMVLSMLIFGGETLHYFAMALTIGICFGIYSSVLVASPLVMWLGVSREQFIKQKKVIEGANEDGAVV, encoded by the coding sequence ATGGAATTTTTCCGCATCCACAAAGACATTCCCTTCATGCGCCATGCGCTGAAGTTCAATGTCATTTCGCTGCTCACCTTCGTCCTGGCCGTGGTCTTCCTGTTCTCCAAGGGCCTGCACCTGTCGGTTGAATTCACCGGCGGCACGCTGATCGAAACCCACTACGAGCAAGCCGCTGATCTCGAAAAGATCCGCGGTGCGCTCGGCAAGTCGGGCTTCAGCGACTACTCGGTGCAGAACTTCGGTTCGTCACAGGACGTGATGATTCGCCTGCCGCTGAAGAGCGAGCAGAACACCAACCAGATCGGTGAATCGGTCATGAAGGCGCTGGAAGCCGAAGCGCCGGGTTCGCAGCTGCGCCGCGTCGAGTTCGTCGGCCCGCAGGTCGGCAAGGAACTGGCCGAAAACGGCGCCATGGCCTTGCTGCTGGTCGTCATCGGCATCGTCATCTACCTGGCTTTCCGCTTCGAATGGCGCTTCTCGGTCTCGGCCATCATCGCCAACCTGCACGACGTGGTGATCATTCTCGGCTTCTTCGCCTTCTTCCAGTGGGAGTTCTCGCTGTCGGTGCTGGCTGCCGTGCTGGCCGTGCTCGGCTACTCGGTCAACGAGTCGGTCGTCGTCTTCGACCGGGTCCGCGAAACCTTCAAGAAGGTGCGCGGCCTGAGCACGCCGGAAGTGCTCGACCACGCCATCACCAGCACGATCAGCCGGACCATCATCACCCACGGCTGTACCCAGCTGATGGTGCTGTCGATGCTGATCTTCGGCGGCGAAACCCTGCACTACTTCGCCATGGCGCTGACCATCGGTATCTGCTTCGGCATCTACTCTTCAGTGCTGGTTGCCAGTCCGCTGGTCATGTGGCTGGGCGTTTCGCGCGAGCAGTTCATCAAGCAGAAGAAGGTCATCGAAGGCGCCAACGAGGACGGCGCGGTGGTCTGA
- the secD gene encoding protein translocase subunit SecD → MNRYPLWKYITIAIALVMGFVYTLPNFFGESPAVQVSSAKATIKVDDKAKARVEDSLKAAGITHDGMQLDFNGVKTRFKDTDTQLKAKDALEKAFNPDAADPQYVVALNLLAASPQWLTSLGALPMYLGLDLRGGVHFLLQVDMKGALTKRLDSTSADLRTVMRDKNLRHGGVNREGERIVIKFRDAETQNKARIAISDSQPDLLLTDAGDAAEPRLIATLKPQAQQKIGEFALKQNITTLHNRINELGVAEPVIQQQGADRIVVQLPGVQDTAKAKDILGRTATLEIRMVDDSPGALDAALAGNPPFGTEVYNERGGQPLLVKKQVVLTGDRLTDAQPGFDNQTQEAAVHLTLDAAGARIFKDVTRENVNKRMAILLIEKGKGEVVTAPVIRTEIGGGRVQISGRMTTMEANDTALLLRAGSLAAPMDIIEERTIGPSLGAENIQKGFHSTMWGFAAIAVFMILYYQMFGVVSVLALASNLLFLVAILSLLQATLTLPGIAAIALTLGMAIDANVLINERVREELRAGMPPQAAISEGYERAFGTILDSNITTLIAGLALLIFGSGPVRGFAVVHCLGILTSIFSSVVVSRGLVNLIYGRQKKLTKVAIGQLWKPGTTTPTGQQ, encoded by the coding sequence ATGAATCGCTACCCTCTCTGGAAGTACATCACCATCGCCATCGCGCTGGTCATGGGCTTCGTCTATACCCTGCCCAATTTCTTCGGCGAATCGCCAGCCGTTCAGGTTTCCAGCGCCAAGGCCACGATCAAGGTCGATGACAAGGCCAAGGCTCGTGTCGAAGACTCGCTGAAAGCCGCCGGCATCACGCACGACGGCATGCAGCTCGACTTCAACGGCGTCAAGACCCGCTTCAAGGACACCGACACCCAGCTGAAAGCCAAGGATGCGCTGGAAAAGGCGTTCAATCCGGACGCCGCCGACCCGCAATACGTCGTCGCCCTGAACCTGCTGGCCGCCTCGCCGCAATGGCTGACCTCGCTGGGCGCGCTACCGATGTACCTCGGCCTTGACCTGCGCGGCGGCGTGCACTTCCTGCTGCAAGTCGACATGAAGGGTGCGCTGACCAAGCGACTCGATTCGACCTCGGCCGACCTGCGCACCGTGATGCGCGACAAGAACCTGCGCCACGGCGGCGTGAACCGCGAGGGCGAGCGCATTGTCATCAAGTTCCGCGATGCCGAAACGCAAAACAAGGCCCGCATCGCCATTTCCGACAGCCAGCCCGACCTGCTGCTCACCGATGCCGGCGATGCGGCCGAACCGCGCCTGATCGCCACGCTGAAGCCGCAGGCCCAGCAGAAGATCGGCGAATTCGCGCTGAAGCAGAACATCACCACGCTGCACAACCGGATCAACGAACTCGGCGTTGCCGAACCGGTGATCCAGCAGCAAGGCGCCGACCGCATCGTCGTCCAGTTGCCCGGCGTGCAGGACACGGCCAAGGCCAAGGACATTCTGGGCCGCACCGCGACCCTGGAAATCCGCATGGTCGATGACTCTCCGGGCGCGCTCGATGCGGCGCTGGCCGGCAATCCGCCCTTCGGCACCGAAGTCTATAACGAGCGTGGCGGCCAGCCGCTGCTGGTCAAGAAGCAGGTCGTGCTGACCGGCGACCGCCTGACTGATGCCCAGCCCGGCTTCGACAACCAGACCCAGGAAGCCGCTGTCCATCTGACGCTGGACGCCGCCGGCGCCCGCATCTTCAAGGATGTGACCCGCGAGAACGTCAACAAGCGCATGGCCATCCTGCTCATCGAAAAGGGCAAGGGCGAAGTCGTTACTGCGCCGGTCATCCGCACCGAAATCGGTGGCGGCCGCGTCCAGATTTCCGGCCGCATGACGACCATGGAAGCCAACGACACCGCCCTGCTGCTGCGCGCCGGCTCGCTGGCCGCACCGATGGACATCATCGAGGAACGCACCATCGGCCCGTCGCTCGGCGCCGAGAACATCCAGAAGGGTTTCCATTCGACGATGTGGGGCTTTGCCGCCATCGCCGTCTTCATGATTCTCTACTACCAGATGTTCGGTGTCGTCTCGGTACTGGCGCTGGCCTCCAACCTGCTGTTCCTGGTCGCCATCCTCTCGTTGCTCCAGGCCACGCTGACCCTGCCCGGCATCGCGGCTATCGCGCTGACCCTGGGCATGGCCATCGACGCCAACGTGCTGATCAACGAACGCGTCCGCGAAGAACTCCGGGCCGGCATGCCACCGCAAGCCGCCATTTCGGAAGGTTACGAGCGCGCTTTCGGGACCATTCTCGACTCCAACATCACCACGCTGATCGCCGGTCTCGCCCTGTTGATCTTCGGTTCCGGCCCGGTCCGCGGCTTTGCCGTGGTGCACTGCCTGGGCATCCTGACCTCGATCTTCTCGTCCGTCGTCGTCTCGCGCGGCCTGGTCAACCTGATCTACGGTCGCCAGAAGAAACTGACCAAGGTCGCCATCGGCCAGCTCTGGAAACCGGGCACCACGACGCCCACCGGCCAGCAATAA
- the yajC gene encoding preprotein translocase subunit YajC — protein MISLAHAQTAAASSDPTGGLMGLLPMILMFVVLWFLMIRPQMKKAKEHKALLGALAKGDEVVTQGGIVGKIVKVGDNYVTVEIAEGTEVVVQKPSIGLVLPKGTLKSL, from the coding sequence ATGATTAGTCTCGCCCACGCCCAAACCGCAGCCGCTTCCTCCGACCCGACGGGTGGCCTGATGGGTCTGCTGCCGATGATCCTGATGTTCGTCGTGCTGTGGTTCCTGATGATCCGTCCGCAGATGAAGAAGGCCAAGGAACACAAGGCCCTGCTCGGCGCACTGGCCAAGGGCGATGAAGTCGTCACCCAGGGCGGCATCGTCGGCAAGATCGTCAAGGTCGGCGACAACTACGTGACCGTCGAAATCGCCGAAGGCACCGAAGTCGTCGTGCAAAAGCCTTCGATCGGCCTGGTTCTGCCGAAGGGCACGCTGAAGTCGCTGTAA